The DNA segment CCAACTAGGAATTAGTCAAGACAACTTCTAAATTCCATCTCAGACAGGAAAAAGAATGTGAAGGAGTCCAGGATGCCTGTCTCTTTACAGGATTCCTCTTGATCAGTAATATCTTCTCACCTTATTTAACTGATGTACTATGACTTCTCCTATTTCACTCTAGGGCGAAGTGCTAGGCTTGGGACTATGATAAGTCACAtctataagccaaataacccaCTTTTATTCAACAGATAGCTGTTTAACCTATGTGTCAAAGGTCTGAGAACAACAACTTTGGGAAGCAGCCTCACTATGTGCAGAcaaggaaggaaacagatgcagtTGTTCACTGGTTATCCCGTGTGATGTCCTATGAGAATCAGCAGTTTACGAACTACAAACCAGCTTGTATTTGATAAATCAAAGATAGAGGGATTCTTATATCCCATACACATGAAGAAGTCACTGCTTATATGAATAACGTGACCCATTAAACTATTGCCAAAAGCTAGTTGCTCTCTATCTTTTGAACTCCTTCACACCATTTCTTTCACCTGTTAACCTGAGAACTCTCCTAAGAATGAAGTCCACAGTCCATGtcttcagtcacttctctctcaagttagctgGATGGCCCTGGGAACCCAACATGCCTGGGTGGTCTCCCAATCCTCTATGGGGTCACCTCCTTCTAATAGGACCACTTTCCATACCATCTCCAATTAGAAACATTCTTCTGGAAATCACAGTTCAAATATCCCACACACTGATCACAGACAGCTtccactcctacacacacacacacacacacacacatctcagaacATCTCTAGCTCAAAATGACAAACTTAAAGGAATCGAAACCACTCACCTGCTTATATGCTTTAATAGCACGACTGATTAGCTCCCCCAGCTACAGTGGGGCTGGTGGAGGCTGAAAAGGGAGACCCTCAGCCTCTGAGACCCAACCATCATCAGTTCTCATTATGGCAAATCATCCAGAGATTTGGTGTTCTCTTTGAAGAGTTGACTGAGCTGTCTGTTGTTCTGAATCACCCAACATAAGTGCTCTGGGGTGATGCGCTTCTTGCCCCTGATGAAGGCTTCCTCAGCAGCCAGCATAAGGATGTTGGATGTCAGGTACTCGAGTATACCAGCGAGCAACACAGGAGTAGAAGCACTCAGGCGCCGGCAATAGTTTCCTTCTCGAAGGTATCTGTCCACTCGGCTAACAGAGAATTGAAGCTCAGCTCTTGTGGAACGGGATCGTCTTTGCCTTCTCCATGCCATGGTGCAGGTTTGATGGATTTGGCTCAGTTGGatctctcttctggcctgggtCTCTCAAAACAACCAGCCTCCATAACTACTCATGCATTTACCTTGTTCCTCATACATCAGGAGAGGCCTTTGTGAACTTATACTTTGTGATGTCACTGGTTCCCAAGAAAGTCTGGTGTTTCTCATGTTAAGAAACTGCTCACCAGCCGGGCtgtagtggctcacgcctttaatcccagcattcaggaagcagagtgagatacaggataggcaccaaaactacacagagaaaccctatctcgaaagaaaccctatctcaaaacacaaacaaacaagcaaacaaaaagaaaaaaactgctcAGTTTAGTAAATACACCACTCATTTTAatgcaaatgaaaaaagaaaaatgtaacttTCTACTTGATTTTCACCTCTTAAAGTTTTTGTGTTAACGCCAAACTTTTATCTGTAGGATGAAGCCTTTGGTTGTGGATGAGAGTGGTTTTACATTACGTTGAAGCACCTTTTAGAGCTTGTATATAAACCCTAGTTCATCTAGCATACATAAAACCTCCAACAGAGGCTCATACACCCTCTActcacaagaaaataaaactaatctTGCTTCCATTTCATAGTTTCTAATCAATACTGCTGTTTCTAATATTTGACTCTTCTCTGGACTAGTTATTGAATTTAACAACACATTCATTATCTGCTaaatatttgacaaatatttaaaaaaattgcccATAtctgtttgaaattttcattatttctacatATTTTGGAGTATACACACTCATAAACTTAACAGATTCACGTAATATGGCCTTCAAAGTTCAGTCACAAAATTGTACCATCAAGCCTATCTAGTTTGGTTCTCTTATAAATCTAATGCACCAGTGGGCTTATAAAAGTTTATTATCTTTTAGTAGTTATTAATTGTCTAAACCAAGGAATTTCATTATATaattatagtatatatatat comes from the Peromyscus maniculatus bairdii isolate BWxNUB_F1_BW_parent chromosome X, HU_Pman_BW_mat_3.1, whole genome shotgun sequence genome and includes:
- the LOC102922849 gene encoding histone H2A-Bbd type 1-like translates to MAWRRQRRSRSTRAELQFSVSRVDRYLREGNYCRRLSASTPVLLAGILEYLTSNILMLAAEEAFIRGKKRITPEHLCWVIQNNRQLSQLFKENTKSLDDLP